One genomic window of Bradyrhizobium sp. CCGE-LA001 includes the following:
- a CDS encoding sugar phosphate isomerase/epimerase family protein, with amino-acid sequence MKMIKGPAIFLAQFAADAAPFNSLDTICGWAASLGYKGIQIPSWDGRLFDLNKASESQAYADEVTGVAARHGLSITELSTHLQGQLVAVHPAYDAAFDGFAVPEVRGNAKARTEWAVDQVKRAILASRRLGLTAQATFSGALAWPYVYPWPQRPAGLIETAFDELARRWRPILDYADEHGVDLAYEIHPGEDLHDGVSYEMFLARVNDHKRANLLYDPSHFVLQQLDYLDYIDIYHQRIKAFHVKDAEFNPTGRQGVYGGFQSWVDRAGRFRSPGDGQVDFGAIFSKLTQYDYDSWAVLEWECALKHPEQGAREGAEFIRNHIIRVTERAFDDFAGTGTDDAANRKMLGIS; translated from the coding sequence ATGAAGATGATCAAAGGGCCTGCGATATTCCTCGCTCAGTTCGCCGCCGACGCGGCGCCGTTCAACTCGCTCGACACGATATGCGGATGGGCCGCCTCCCTGGGCTACAAGGGCATTCAGATTCCGAGTTGGGACGGCCGGCTCTTCGACCTAAACAAGGCTTCGGAGTCTCAAGCCTATGCCGATGAGGTGACGGGTGTCGCGGCACGCCACGGCCTTTCCATCACCGAGCTTTCGACCCATCTCCAAGGCCAGCTCGTCGCCGTTCATCCGGCCTATGACGCGGCATTCGACGGCTTCGCCGTGCCGGAAGTGCGTGGCAACGCCAAGGCCCGCACGGAATGGGCGGTCGATCAGGTCAAGCGCGCCATTCTTGCGTCCAGGCGACTCGGGCTTACTGCCCAGGCGACTTTCTCCGGCGCGCTTGCCTGGCCCTATGTCTACCCCTGGCCGCAGCGTCCCGCTGGCCTGATCGAGACGGCATTCGACGAACTCGCCAGGCGCTGGCGGCCCATCCTCGACTATGCCGACGAGCACGGTGTCGATCTCGCCTACGAGATCCACCCTGGCGAAGACCTTCACGACGGTGTCTCCTACGAGATGTTCCTCGCGCGGGTGAATGACCACAAGCGCGCGAACCTGCTCTACGATCCCTCGCACTTCGTCCTGCAACAGCTCGACTATCTCGACTACATCGACATCTACCATCAGCGCATCAAGGCATTTCACGTCAAGGACGCCGAATTCAACCCGACCGGCCGCCAGGGCGTCTATGGGGGATTCCAGAGCTGGGTCGACCGTGCCGGGCGCTTCCGGTCGCCCGGAGATGGTCAGGTCGATTTCGGCGCCATTTTCTCGAAGCTCACGCAATACGACTACGACAGCTGGGCGGTGCTCGAGTGGGAGTGTGCCCTGAAACATCCCGAGCAAGGCGCGCGGGAGGGCGCCGAGTTCATCCGAAACCATATCATCCGGGTTACTGAGAGAGCCTTCGACGACTTCGCAGGCACCGGCACTGACGATGCTGCCAACCGCAAGATGCTCGGCATCTCCTGA
- a CDS encoding Gfo/Idh/MocA family protein → MAIEAGNGTGGHRRIRLGMVGGGQGAFIGAIHRIAARIDDQFELVAGALASDPDRAKASAKDLGIADDRAYGSFEEMARAEAARADGIEAVSIVTPNHMHSPVAKAFLEAGIHVICDKPLTSTVAEAEELVALVRKTGRIFVVTHNYTGYPMIRQARAMVANGDLGEIRLVKVEYLQDWLTERVEATGQKQAAWRTDPSRSGVGGCIGDIGTHAYNLACFVTGLELDELLAQLSTFVEGRRLDDDVEILLKWKGGARGMLWASQVAVGNENGLTLRVYGSKGGLEWAQENPNHLWFTRYGRPRQLLTRGGAGASGEASRVTRIPSGHPEGYLEGFATIYAEAARAIRAATAGERPHPDVVFPTVEDGLAGVKLIDAAVKSSAANGVWVRMT, encoded by the coding sequence ATGGCTATCGAAGCAGGCAATGGAACTGGCGGCCATCGTCGTATCCGTCTCGGGATGGTCGGCGGCGGCCAAGGTGCTTTCATCGGGGCCATCCATCGCATTGCCGCTCGCATCGACGACCAGTTCGAACTGGTGGCCGGCGCGCTCGCGTCGGATCCGGATCGAGCCAAGGCCTCCGCAAAGGACCTCGGCATTGCCGACGACCGTGCCTATGGCTCCTTCGAGGAGATGGCGCGGGCTGAAGCTGCGAGAGCAGATGGCATCGAGGCGGTTTCGATCGTGACGCCCAATCACATGCACAGCCCGGTCGCCAAGGCGTTTCTCGAAGCTGGCATCCACGTCATCTGCGACAAGCCGCTGACGTCAACGGTTGCCGAGGCTGAGGAACTGGTGGCGCTGGTCAGGAAGACCGGCAGGATCTTCGTCGTCACGCACAACTACACCGGCTATCCTATGATCCGGCAAGCGCGCGCCATGGTCGCAAATGGTGATCTCGGCGAGATCCGTCTCGTCAAGGTCGAGTATCTGCAGGACTGGCTGACGGAGCGGGTGGAGGCCACCGGCCAGAAGCAGGCGGCATGGCGTACGGACCCGTCCCGGTCCGGAGTCGGTGGGTGCATTGGCGACATCGGCACCCATGCCTACAATCTTGCGTGCTTCGTCACCGGGCTCGAGCTCGACGAGCTGCTCGCGCAATTGTCGACATTTGTCGAGGGGCGCCGCCTCGATGATGATGTCGAGATTCTTCTCAAGTGGAAGGGCGGCGCCAGGGGCATGCTGTGGGCGAGCCAAGTTGCCGTCGGCAATGAGAACGGGCTCACGCTGCGTGTCTACGGGAGCAAGGGCGGTCTCGAATGGGCGCAAGAGAATCCAAATCACCTGTGGTTCACACGGTACGGCAGGCCCAGGCAGCTCCTGACCCGCGGCGGGGCCGGAGCGTCGGGTGAGGCGAGTCGGGTCACCCGCATTCCATCAGGACATCCCGAGGGCTACCTTGAAGGTTTCGCAACGATCTATGCCGAGGCGGCGCGTGCCATCCGTGCGGCAACGGCCGGCGAAAGGCCGCATCCCGATGTCGTCTTTCCGACGGTCGAGGATGGGCTTGCAGGTGTGAAGTTGATCGATGCTGCGGTGAAGTCATCCGCGGCCAACGGCGTCTGGGTTCGGATGACTTGA
- a CDS encoding DUF2934 domain-containing protein produces MPEPTEQEIRERAHKLWEQAGKPEGRDEEFWRAAEQELRNEDESNTLRTPDTL; encoded by the coding sequence ATGCCCGAGCCGACCGAGCAAGAGATCAGAGAACGTGCGCACAAGCTCTGGGAGCAGGCGGGCAAGCCCGAAGGTCGCGACGAAGAATTTTGGCGCGCCGCCGAGCAGGAGCTGCGCAACGAGGACGAGTCGAACACGTTGCGGACGCCGGATACGTTGTGA
- a CDS encoding DUF2934 domain-containing protein produces the protein MDEQKKIEHQIELATRAAALVKDETTSRGFRSFAEEMRQKLRRMMRRGKVRARAYELWEQAGRPADRDLEFWLEAERQVEEERESRKGPAPS, from the coding sequence GTGGACGAGCAGAAAAAGATAGAGCACCAGATCGAGCTTGCCACGCGAGCGGCCGCGCTCGTCAAGGACGAAACCACGTCTCGTGGATTCAGGAGCTTCGCCGAGGAGATGAGGCAGAAGCTCCGCCGCATGATGCGGCGCGGCAAGGTGCGGGCACGCGCCTACGAACTCTGGGAGCAGGCTGGCCGCCCAGCCGACCGCGATCTGGAATTCTGGCTCGAAGCGGAACGGCAGGTCGAAGAAGAGCGCGAATCGAGGAAGGGCCCGGCACCGTCATAG
- a CDS encoding response regulator transcription factor, translated as MTRILLIEDDTETAEAIVAELAERSFEVQWAPNGVEGLDRARTSHPDAMIVDRMLPGMDGLTVVEALRNDQIRTPVLVLSALGAVDDRVRGLRMGGDDYLTKPFAIVELVARIEALLRRPTENRETVLVAGPLELDLIERTARRGEREIDLLPREFRLLEYMMRRSDQLLTRAMLLEEVWNYKFVPATTNLIDVHMGRLRHKVDAPGEVQLIHNVRGSGFILRARQ; from the coding sequence ATGACACGGATTCTCCTGATCGAGGACGACACTGAAACCGCGGAGGCGATCGTCGCCGAGCTTGCCGAGCGCAGTTTCGAGGTGCAGTGGGCGCCGAACGGCGTCGAAGGTCTCGACCGGGCGCGTACCTCGCATCCCGACGCGATGATCGTCGACCGCATGCTGCCGGGCATGGATGGGCTGACCGTCGTCGAGGCGCTACGCAACGACCAGATCAGGACGCCGGTGCTGGTCCTGAGCGCGCTCGGGGCGGTCGACGACCGCGTGCGTGGCTTGCGCATGGGCGGCGACGACTATCTCACCAAGCCGTTCGCGATCGTCGAGCTGGTCGCGCGGATCGAGGCCTTGCTGCGCCGTCCGACGGAGAACCGCGAAACCGTTCTCGTGGCGGGCCCGCTGGAGCTCGATCTGATTGAGCGCACCGCCAGACGCGGTGAACGCGAGATCGATCTGCTGCCGCGCGAATTCCGCCTGCTCGAATACATGATGCGCCGGAGCGATCAATTGCTGACGCGCGCGATGCTGCTCGAAGAGGTCTGGAACTACAAGTTCGTTCCTGCGACCACCAACCTGATCGACGTGCACATGGGCCGGCTCCGTCACAAGGTCGATGCTCCCGGAGAGGTGCAGCTCATCCACAATGTCCGCGGTTCAGGCTTCATCCTGCGCGCTCGGCAATAG
- a CDS encoding sensor histidine kinase yields the protein MQFIRSNTFLWALAVAATLALFVVGLFAFVYRKLDDYLIARSDRMITTQIIFMVDLPPDRRARAVADHLEQDSRHVHYAGLFSASGARLAGNIDRVPSGLDLDGTVQGVRLETVAGRGPIVRTVGRRLDDGDVLVLGRNVDETREISSVVGQALALGLLPAFCLCVLAGAWLSVRAQKRVEEVNQRVQRIVAGELRERLPEDNADDPFARLARIVNGMLDEMETMINALAGVGNDIAHDLRTPLTRARLALERGRIHATTLEQLHEITDKAIAGIDQSLAIVTALLRLTEIENNRRTAGFGTVALDEILREVCDVYEPIAEDKGIALGAVIDRDVDVWGDRDLLFEAIANLVDNAVKFTPAGGQVKLELESDERTALMRVSDTGPGINEQEREAVLRRFYRSDKIRNTPGVGLGLSLVAAIVKLHGFRLIIGPAPGGRIEILASTAKAKVHRAPISNPGSRKGELNVIAVRDALDAGTCRISEAEFRCVTPSLVANPCGSLLNPDNSFGTWER from the coding sequence ATGCAATTCATCCGTTCGAACACGTTTCTCTGGGCTCTGGCGGTCGCCGCCACCCTCGCGCTGTTCGTCGTCGGATTGTTCGCGTTCGTCTATCGGAAGCTTGACGACTATCTGATCGCGCGGTCCGACCGCATGATCACCACGCAGATCATCTTCATGGTCGATCTGCCGCCGGACCGCCGCGCCCGCGCGGTTGCCGATCATCTCGAGCAGGATTCCCGGCATGTGCACTATGCCGGGCTGTTCAGCGCCAGCGGTGCGCGCCTTGCCGGCAACATCGACCGCGTGCCAAGCGGGCTCGATCTCGATGGAACGGTGCAAGGCGTACGGCTCGAGACGGTCGCGGGCCGCGGGCCCATCGTGAGGACTGTCGGCAGGCGCCTGGATGACGGCGATGTCCTGGTTTTGGGACGGAACGTCGACGAGACACGCGAGATATCGAGCGTGGTGGGGCAGGCGCTTGCGCTCGGCCTGCTGCCCGCCTTCTGCCTCTGCGTGCTCGCCGGCGCCTGGCTGAGCGTCCGCGCCCAGAAGCGCGTCGAGGAGGTGAACCAGCGGGTGCAGCGAATCGTGGCCGGTGAGCTGCGCGAGCGGCTGCCGGAGGACAATGCGGACGATCCGTTCGCGCGGCTGGCCAGGATCGTCAATGGCATGCTCGACGAGATGGAGACGATGATCAACGCGCTAGCGGGCGTCGGCAACGATATCGCTCACGATCTCAGAACCCCCCTCACGCGGGCAAGGCTGGCGCTGGAGCGCGGGCGAATCCACGCGACCACGCTGGAGCAGCTCCATGAGATCACGGACAAGGCGATTGCCGGCATCGACCAGTCGCTCGCGATCGTCACCGCCCTGCTGCGCCTGACCGAGATCGAGAACAACCGCCGCACGGCCGGCTTCGGCACCGTCGCGCTGGACGAGATCCTGCGCGAGGTGTGCGACGTTTATGAGCCCATCGCCGAAGACAAGGGCATCGCGCTTGGGGCCGTCATCGATCGCGACGTGGATGTGTGGGGCGACCGCGACCTGCTGTTCGAGGCGATCGCCAATCTCGTGGACAATGCCGTCAAGTTCACGCCGGCAGGCGGGCAGGTGAAGCTCGAACTCGAATCGGACGAAAGGACGGCGCTCATGCGCGTGAGCGATACCGGGCCCGGCATCAACGAGCAGGAGCGCGAAGCGGTGCTGCGGCGGTTCTACCGCTCCGACAAGATCCGCAACACGCCGGGCGTTGGGCTCGGGCTGAGCCTGGTGGCCGCCATCGTCAAGCTGCATGGCTTTCGGCTTATCATCGGTCCGGCGCCCGGGGGGCGGATAGAGATCCTGGCCTCCACGGCAAAAGCCAAAGTCCACCGCGCGCCGATCTCCAATCCCGGGTCACGCAAGGGCGAGCTGAATGTGATTGCCGTGCGCGATGCTCTCGATGCCGGGACATGTCGGATCTCTGAAGCCGAATTCAGATGTGTGACGCCCAGTTTAGTGGCCAACCCGTGCGGAAGCCTTCTAAACCCTGACAACAGTTTCGGAACGTGGGAGCGATAG
- the rpoH gene encoding RNA polymerase sigma factor RpoH: protein MQISHEVARNDAGAAPVPFLSAYATAIKRYKLLEPGQEQQLARRWQETRDERAANTLVTSHLRIAAKVARGYKGYGLPLVDLIAEANLGLVIAASRFEPDRGARFSTYAVPWIKASIHAYILRSWSLVKIGTTAAQKKLFFRLRGEMRKAMGGAMARLTPDVAAVIAEKLGVSAREVMEMDARLNGDMSLNARVGGEEDGAEWETLLVDDAVDAETVLANREQTERRSSALRAALGELTARERHVLEARRLADHPVTLDQLGVELSISSERVRQIEIRAFAKVRRAVILAARDAARAAEVLPPAARRVRPSASNVPAMIP from the coding sequence ATGCAGATCAGTCACGAGGTCGCGAGAAATGATGCTGGTGCTGCGCCGGTCCCGTTCCTCAGCGCGTATGCGACGGCCATCAAGCGCTACAAACTTCTCGAGCCCGGTCAGGAGCAGCAGCTCGCGCGGCGCTGGCAGGAGACACGGGACGAGCGCGCGGCCAATACGCTCGTCACCAGTCACCTGCGGATCGCAGCCAAGGTCGCGCGCGGCTACAAGGGATATGGCTTGCCGCTGGTCGATCTGATCGCTGAGGCCAATCTCGGTCTCGTCATCGCCGCCTCACGCTTCGAGCCCGACCGCGGCGCGCGGTTCTCCACCTACGCGGTGCCGTGGATCAAGGCCTCCATTCACGCCTACATCCTGCGCTCCTGGTCCCTGGTCAAGATCGGCACGACGGCGGCGCAGAAGAAGCTGTTCTTCCGGCTGCGCGGTGAGATGCGGAAGGCCATGGGGGGCGCAATGGCAAGGCTCACGCCTGATGTCGCCGCTGTCATCGCCGAGAAGCTCGGGGTGAGCGCCCGCGAGGTGATGGAGATGGATGCGCGCCTGAACGGCGACATGTCGCTGAACGCGCGGGTCGGCGGCGAGGAGGATGGCGCCGAATGGGAAACGCTGCTGGTCGATGACGCCGTCGACGCGGAGACGGTCCTAGCCAATCGTGAGCAGACGGAACGCCGCAGCAGTGCCCTACGTGCCGCGCTGGGGGAGCTCACGGCGCGCGAGCGCCACGTCCTGGAAGCGAGACGGCTGGCGGATCACCCGGTCACGCTCGATCAGCTGGGCGTCGAGCTGTCGATCTCCAGCGAACGCGTCAGGCAGATCGAGATCCGCGCGTTCGCTAAGGTCAGGCGCGCCGTCATCCTCGCTGCGCGGGATGCCGCACGCGCCGCTGAAGTATTGCCACCTGCGGCACGCCGTGTCCGCCCAAGCGCGTCGAATGTCCCGGCAATGATCCCCTGA
- a CDS encoding efflux RND transporter permease subunit gives MGIVRFALRFPHTFYVLAALILFLGGIAIRSMPTDVFPEIRIPVVTVIWSYTGLSTPEMEQRVSTYSQYSISANVSGIKNIEAQTLNGLSVQKIYFQPDVNLDLAISQIVSATNAIRALMPPGIQPPIIVQFNASSVPVLQLSLESNSLNEQQLYDFGIYRVRQQLAPVPGVTLPTPAGGKYRQIMVDIDPDKLLSRGLTPLDIVNAVNTQNLTLPTGTAKIGDTQYTVRTNATPASIEDLNKIPVKFANGATIFLKDVAQVRDGSQVQQNIVREDGHRSVLLSVIKNGNASTLAVVDGVKNALASIRASAPAGLKINELFDQSVFVTHSVNGVLREGAIAAGLTALMILMFLGSWRSTLVVLISIPLAMLSSLVVLNFLGETLNTMTLGGLALAVGILVDDSTVTIENTHRLWTEEGMPLPEATLHGAAEIAVPTLVSTLAISCVFTSVVFLEGPAKYLFTPLGLAVVFAMLASYGLSRTLTPITIGLLLKGERRHGEGESPSGIFARASAAFERGFERLRNGYSELLLTLLHRRAIVPVAAVLVLALGATMFVYVGRDFYPLIDGGQIQLHVRAPAGTRIEKTEAIFQAVEDKIREVIPERDRALIVDNIGLPARAYNLAFTDGSTIGGNDGTILVSLKDGHRPTADYVAKLRQVLPSAFPEDTFYFQAADIVTQILNFGLPAQIDVRTVGYGANNLAVAKELQKSLSTIPGVVDAHLQQEVDAPAFYADIDRTRAAQLGLNASTVATNINVSLSSSAQVSPNFWTDPTSGIPYYLAVQTPEYRANSLNALGNTPVSTSVAASGQTVPGLLSNVATFKRGTVPTNSNQANVQPVFDVYASVQGRDLGSVAADINKVTSTLQKQLQPGNSIQVLGQIQSMHQSFRDLGIGLLFAAILVYLLMVVNYQNFGDPFVVILALPATFCGIVTMLFITGTTLNVPSLMGAIMAVGVASANSILLVTFARDEQLKGHSAFEAALSAGRTRIRPVLMTAAAMIVGMIPMAIGGPGEEQNAALARAVIGGLLFATPTTLLVVPYLFAMLRKGNDGKLHHGVFEEQPQ, from the coding sequence ATGGGAATTGTTCGCTTCGCGCTGCGGTTTCCGCACACATTCTACGTGCTTGCGGCGCTGATTCTGTTTCTCGGCGGCATCGCGATCCGGTCGATGCCGACGGACGTCTTCCCGGAGATCCGCATCCCCGTTGTCACGGTGATCTGGAGCTATACCGGTCTGTCAACGCCGGAGATGGAGCAGCGCGTCAGCACCTATAGCCAGTATTCCATCAGCGCCAATGTCAGCGGCATCAAGAACATCGAGGCGCAGACGCTCAACGGCCTGTCGGTCCAGAAGATCTACTTCCAGCCCGACGTCAATCTCGATCTCGCGATCTCGCAGATCGTGTCGGCGACCAACGCCATCCGCGCCCTGATGCCGCCCGGCATTCAGCCGCCGATCATCGTGCAGTTCAATGCCTCGAGTGTGCCGGTGCTCCAGCTCAGCCTGGAATCCAACAGCCTGAACGAGCAGCAGCTCTATGATTTCGGCATCTATCGGGTCCGCCAGCAACTGGCGCCCGTTCCCGGCGTGACGCTGCCGACGCCCGCCGGCGGAAAATACCGTCAGATCATGGTGGACATCGATCCAGACAAACTGCTGTCGCGCGGTCTGACGCCGCTCGACATCGTCAATGCGGTGAACACCCAGAATCTGACGCTGCCGACCGGCACGGCGAAGATCGGCGACACCCAGTACACCGTTCGCACAAACGCGACGCCGGCTTCGATCGAGGATCTCAACAAGATTCCGGTCAAGTTCGCGAACGGGGCCACGATCTTCCTGAAGGACGTCGCCCAGGTCCGTGACGGCTCCCAGGTGCAGCAGAACATCGTGCGTGAGGACGGCCACCGTTCCGTTCTGCTCAGCGTGATCAAGAACGGCAATGCTTCTACGCTCGCCGTCGTCGATGGCGTGAAGAACGCCCTGGCATCGATTCGTGCCTCGGCGCCGGCGGGGCTCAAGATCAACGAGCTGTTCGATCAGTCGGTGTTCGTCACCCATTCCGTCAATGGCGTGCTGCGCGAGGGCGCGATCGCAGCCGGGCTCACGGCGCTGATGATCCTGATGTTCCTGGGATCGTGGCGATCGACGCTCGTCGTCCTGATCTCGATCCCGCTGGCGATGCTGTCCTCGCTGGTCGTCCTCAATTTCCTCGGCGAGACCCTGAACACGATGACGCTGGGCGGACTTGCGCTCGCGGTCGGCATCCTGGTCGACGATTCCACGGTGACGATCGAGAACACGCATCGGCTCTGGACCGAAGAGGGCATGCCGTTGCCCGAGGCGACGCTGCACGGCGCCGCCGAGATCGCGGTGCCTACACTGGTCTCCACGCTCGCGATCAGCTGCGTGTTCACCTCGGTCGTGTTTCTGGAGGGGCCCGCCAAATACCTGTTCACGCCGCTCGGCCTCGCCGTGGTGTTCGCGATGCTGGCGTCCTACGGGCTGTCGCGGACGCTCACGCCGATCACCATCGGCCTGCTCTTGAAGGGCGAGCGGCGCCACGGCGAGGGCGAAAGCCCGTCGGGCATCTTCGCGCGCGCCTCGGCCGCGTTCGAGCGCGGCTTCGAACGGCTGCGCAATGGCTATTCCGAGCTCCTGCTGACCTTGCTGCATCGTCGCGCTATCGTGCCTGTTGCAGCCGTGCTGGTGCTGGCGCTCGGGGCCACCATGTTCGTCTATGTCGGCCGCGATTTTTATCCCCTGATCGACGGAGGCCAGATCCAGCTTCACGTTCGCGCGCCCGCGGGCACCCGCATTGAGAAGACGGAAGCGATCTTCCAGGCAGTCGAAGACAAGATCCGCGAGGTGATTCCGGAGCGGGACCGGGCGCTGATCGTCGACAATATCGGTCTTCCGGCGCGCGCCTACAATCTCGCCTTCACGGACGGGTCGACGATTGGAGGCAATGACGGCACCATCCTCGTGTCATTGAAGGACGGACACAGGCCGACCGCGGATTACGTCGCGAAGCTGCGCCAGGTGCTGCCATCGGCATTCCCAGAAGACACCTTCTATTTCCAGGCAGCCGACATCGTCACGCAGATCCTGAACTTCGGGCTGCCGGCGCAGATCGATGTTCGCACGGTCGGTTACGGAGCCAACAATCTGGCCGTGGCAAAGGAGCTGCAGAAGAGTCTGTCCACGATCCCCGGCGTCGTCGATGCCCATCTCCAGCAGGAGGTCGATGCTCCTGCGTTTTATGCCGACATCGACCGGACCCGGGCCGCGCAATTGGGCCTCAACGCCAGCACCGTTGCGACCAACATCAATGTGAGCCTCAGCTCGTCTGCGCAGGTCTCGCCGAACTTCTGGACCGATCCGACGTCGGGCATTCCCTATTACCTCGCCGTGCAAACGCCGGAGTATAGGGCTAATTCGCTGAACGCCCTGGGGAACACGCCGGTGTCGACCTCGGTTGCGGCAAGCGGGCAGACGGTGCCGGGCCTGCTCAGCAATGTCGCGACCTTCAAGCGCGGCACCGTCCCCACCAATTCGAACCAGGCCAATGTCCAGCCGGTGTTCGACGTTTACGCGAGCGTGCAGGGACGCGATCTCGGCAGCGTCGCAGCGGACATCAACAAGGTTACGTCCACGCTGCAGAAGCAGCTCCAGCCGGGCAATTCGATCCAGGTTCTCGGGCAGATCCAGAGCATGCATCAGTCGTTCCGCGATCTCGGAATCGGACTGCTGTTCGCGGCCATCCTGGTGTACCTGCTGATGGTCGTGAACTACCAGAATTTCGGCGATCCCTTCGTCGTCATCCTCGCGCTGCCGGCAACGTTCTGCGGCATCGTGACAATGCTGTTCATCACGGGAACGACGCTGAACGTGCCCTCGCTGATGGGAGCGATCATGGCAGTCGGCGTGGCATCCGCAAATTCCATCCTGCTGGTGACGTTCGCGCGCGACGAGCAGCTGAAGGGACACTCCGCATTCGAGGCGGCGCTGAGCGCCGGCCGCACCAGGATCCGTCCCGTCCTGATGACCGCCGCCGCGATGATCGTCGGCATGATCCCGATGGCGATCGGAGGCCCGGGCGAGGAGCAGAATGCAGCTCTTGCACGGGCCGTCATTGGCGGACTGCTGTTCGCGACCCCGACGACATTGCTCGTCGTGCCTTATCTGTTCGCCATGCTGCGCAAGGGCAACGATGGCAAGCTTCATCACGGCGTATTCGAGGAGCAACCGCAATGA